One window of the Tachypleus tridentatus isolate NWPU-2018 chromosome 10, ASM421037v1, whole genome shotgun sequence genome contains the following:
- the LOC143229808 gene encoding serine/threonine-protein kinase D1-like isoform X2 — protein METPVLRVPGDITLFLQAGLVKDTVTVDISELNLKTLKDVACNFIDRKFPDHGLNRLNERLILFRHEYSSENMLLPINAASDVTENTVVEVVLSVNNPSDDVQIRPHSLMVHSYKSPNFCDFCGELLFGLVRQGLKCEGCGLNFHKRCAYKIPNNCTHTRRRRSSTYLYPRSPTESLQRTASSGPIFSDETSLFPVSPNKEKKSSINMGRPPWVDRELALRIRVPHTFVVHSYTRPTLCQYCKKLLKGLFRQGMQCKDCKLNVHKRCTEKAPMDCTGEAPKEWLEGGDSLDGENEAERVDEEDSDNESKMSSDKGEDVKSPLNGTSSNNIPLMRIVQSVKQTKRKSSNVLKEGWMVHYTNKDSMRKRHYWRLDTKAITMFQNEITSKYYKEIPLSEILSIETAKHLLNNESPRSCHCFELRTANLDYFVGEEPNRNNSWEDVIRQALMPVTATQNNHVSDQTTDGEKQVENVDHSNKDISRMYQIIPDEVLGSGQFGIVYGGVHRTSGRSVAIKVIDKTKLPTKKEAHLKNEVIILQNINHPGVVTMEKMLETPGRIFVIMEKLKGDMLEMILSSEKRRLSERITKFLVYQILMALKHLHFKNIVHCDLKPENVLLSSGSDFPQVKLCDFGFARIIGEKSFRRSLVGTPAYLAPEVVRNKGYNRSLDMWSVGVIIYVSLSGTFPFNEEEDIHDQIQNATFMYPPNPWKEISLSAVDLIQNLLQVKTRKRYTVDKSLCHPWLQDYQLWCDLHELEAQVGSRYLTHESDDARWDVYRQEHNLPLTNCVMLSQELQQRPTSDNRCTSHLLNLPEEVTSVKL, from the exons TTTCCTGATCATGGCTTAAATCGCCTGAATGAGCGTCTTATTCTATTTCGACATGAGTACAGTTCAGAAAACATGCTTCTTCCAATTAATGCAGCCTCAGATGTCACAGAAAACACTGTTGTGGAAGTTGTTCTGTCAG TGAACAACCCAAGTGATGATGTTCAGATACGACCACATAGCTTAATGGTACACTCCTACAAATCTCCAAATTTTTGTGACTTCTGTGGAGAACTACTATTTGGTTTGGTTAGGCAAGGACTGAAGTGTGAAG GATGTGGCTTAAACTTCCACAAACGGTGTGCTTATAAGATTCCCAACAACTGTACACACACACGTAGACGTAGGTCTTCAACATATCTCTACCCCAGGAGTCCTACAGAGTCTCTACAGAGAACAGCAAGCAGTGGACCAATATTTTCAGATGAAACTTCT CTGTTTCCAGTTTCACCAAATAAAGAGAAGAAATCATCAATCAACATGGGTAGGCCACCTTGGGTGGACAGAGAGCTGGCTCTAAGAATTAGAGTACCACATACATTTGTTGTTCATTCGTATACTCGACCCACACTGTGTCAGTATTGTAAGAAGCTTCTGAAGGGCCTGTTTCGACAAGGCATGCAATGCAAAG ATTGCAAGTTAAATGTTCACAAGAGGTGCACTGAAAAAGCTCCTATGGATTGTACAGGAGAGGCACCAAAAGAATGGT TAGAAGGAGGAGACAGTCTGGATGGTGAGAATGAAGCTGAAAGAGTTGATGAAGAAGACTCTGATAACGAAAGTAAGATGTCTTCTGATAAAGGAGAAGATGTTAAATCTCCTTTGAA CGGTACAAGTAGCAACAATATACCCCTGATGAGGATAGTACAAAGTGTGAAACAGACCAAACGGAAAAGCTCAAATGTGCTTAAAGAAGGCTGGATGGTACATTACACAAATAAAGACAGCATG AGAAAAAGACACTACTGGAGATTGGATACTAAAGCAATAACaatgtttcaaaatgaaataacttCCAAGTACTATAAG gAAATTCCACTGTCAGAGATATTGTCTATCGAAACTGCAAAGCATCTACTAAATAATGAATCGCCAAGATCCTGCCATTGTTTTGAGCTTCGAACAGCCAATTTGGACTATTTTGTTGGGGAAGAACCAAATAGAAACAATAGCTGGGAAGATGTAATTCGTCAGGCTCTGATGCCAGTAACAGCAACTCAGAATAACCATGTCTCAG ACCAAACAACAGATGGAGAGAAGCAAGTAGAAAATGTTGACCACAGTAATAAG GACATAAGTCGTATGTACCAGATCATACCAGATGAAGTTCTTGGTTCAGGGCAGTTTGGTATCGTGTATGGAG GTGTGCACCGAACCAGTGGAAGATCTGTTGCTATCAAGGTAATTGACAAAACAAAACTGCCAACTAAGAAAGAAGCCCACTTGAAAAATGAGGTGATTATTCTCCAGAATATTAACCATCCTGGAGTTGTTACCATGGAGAAGATGTTAGAGACCCCAGGCAGG ATATTTGTCATAATGGAAAAACTAAAAGGAGATATGCTAGAAATGATTCTGTCAAGTGAAAAGCGACGATTGTCTGAAAGAATCACAAAATTTCTCGTATATCAG ATTCTAATGGCCCTGAAACATCTACATTTCAAGAACATTGTCCACTGTGACCTCAAACCTGAGAATGTTCTGTTATCTTCAGGTTCAGATTTTCCTCAG GTAAAACTTTGTGATTTTGGGTTTGCCCGAATCATTGGTGAAAAATCCTTTAGGAGGTCACTAGTGGGAACCCCTGCATACTTAG CACCAGAAGTAGTGAGAAATAAAGGGTATAACAGATCCCTGGACATGTGGTCAGTTGGAGTCATTATTTATGTCAG TTTGAGTGGAACCTTTCCATTCAATGAGGAAGAAGACATTCATGATCAGATCCAAAATGCTACCTTCATGTATCCACCTAATCCATGGAAGGAAATATCACTCAGTG CTGTTGACCTTATACAGAACTTGCTACAAGTAAAGACAAGAAAAAGATACACTGTCGACAAGTCTCTCTGTCATCCTTGGCTGCAG GATTATCAGTTGTGGTGTGATTTACATGAGCTGGAAGCACAAGTGGGCTCTAGGTATTTAACACATGAATCTGATGATGCTCGTTGGGATGTTTACCGACAAGAACACAATCTTCCTCTAACAAACTGTGTCATGTTGTCTCAAGAGCTTCAACAAAGGCCTACCTCTGACAACCGCTGCACATCACACTTGTTAAACCTTCCAGAAGAAGTGACATCTGTGAAGTTATAA
- the LOC143229808 gene encoding serine/threonine-protein kinase D1-like isoform X1, translating into MISCSLGFAGCPPYIGRRIWRKAFVMETPVLRVPGDITLFLQAGLVKDTVTVDISELNLKTLKDVACNFIDRKFPDHGLNRLNERLILFRHEYSSENMLLPINAASDVTENTVVEVVLSVNNPSDDVQIRPHSLMVHSYKSPNFCDFCGELLFGLVRQGLKCEGCGLNFHKRCAYKIPNNCTHTRRRRSSTYLYPRSPTESLQRTASSGPIFSDETSLFPVSPNKEKKSSINMGRPPWVDRELALRIRVPHTFVVHSYTRPTLCQYCKKLLKGLFRQGMQCKDCKLNVHKRCTEKAPMDCTGEAPKEWLEGGDSLDGENEAERVDEEDSDNESKMSSDKGEDVKSPLNGTSSNNIPLMRIVQSVKQTKRKSSNVLKEGWMVHYTNKDSMRKRHYWRLDTKAITMFQNEITSKYYKEIPLSEILSIETAKHLLNNESPRSCHCFELRTANLDYFVGEEPNRNNSWEDVIRQALMPVTATQNNHVSDQTTDGEKQVENVDHSNKDISRMYQIIPDEVLGSGQFGIVYGGVHRTSGRSVAIKVIDKTKLPTKKEAHLKNEVIILQNINHPGVVTMEKMLETPGRIFVIMEKLKGDMLEMILSSEKRRLSERITKFLVYQILMALKHLHFKNIVHCDLKPENVLLSSGSDFPQVKLCDFGFARIIGEKSFRRSLVGTPAYLAPEVVRNKGYNRSLDMWSVGVIIYVSLSGTFPFNEEEDIHDQIQNATFMYPPNPWKEISLSAVDLIQNLLQVKTRKRYTVDKSLCHPWLQDYQLWCDLHELEAQVGSRYLTHESDDARWDVYRQEHNLPLTNCVMLSQELQQRPTSDNRCTSHLLNLPEEVTSVKL; encoded by the exons TTTCCTGATCATGGCTTAAATCGCCTGAATGAGCGTCTTATTCTATTTCGACATGAGTACAGTTCAGAAAACATGCTTCTTCCAATTAATGCAGCCTCAGATGTCACAGAAAACACTGTTGTGGAAGTTGTTCTGTCAG TGAACAACCCAAGTGATGATGTTCAGATACGACCACATAGCTTAATGGTACACTCCTACAAATCTCCAAATTTTTGTGACTTCTGTGGAGAACTACTATTTGGTTTGGTTAGGCAAGGACTGAAGTGTGAAG GATGTGGCTTAAACTTCCACAAACGGTGTGCTTATAAGATTCCCAACAACTGTACACACACACGTAGACGTAGGTCTTCAACATATCTCTACCCCAGGAGTCCTACAGAGTCTCTACAGAGAACAGCAAGCAGTGGACCAATATTTTCAGATGAAACTTCT CTGTTTCCAGTTTCACCAAATAAAGAGAAGAAATCATCAATCAACATGGGTAGGCCACCTTGGGTGGACAGAGAGCTGGCTCTAAGAATTAGAGTACCACATACATTTGTTGTTCATTCGTATACTCGACCCACACTGTGTCAGTATTGTAAGAAGCTTCTGAAGGGCCTGTTTCGACAAGGCATGCAATGCAAAG ATTGCAAGTTAAATGTTCACAAGAGGTGCACTGAAAAAGCTCCTATGGATTGTACAGGAGAGGCACCAAAAGAATGGT TAGAAGGAGGAGACAGTCTGGATGGTGAGAATGAAGCTGAAAGAGTTGATGAAGAAGACTCTGATAACGAAAGTAAGATGTCTTCTGATAAAGGAGAAGATGTTAAATCTCCTTTGAA CGGTACAAGTAGCAACAATATACCCCTGATGAGGATAGTACAAAGTGTGAAACAGACCAAACGGAAAAGCTCAAATGTGCTTAAAGAAGGCTGGATGGTACATTACACAAATAAAGACAGCATG AGAAAAAGACACTACTGGAGATTGGATACTAAAGCAATAACaatgtttcaaaatgaaataacttCCAAGTACTATAAG gAAATTCCACTGTCAGAGATATTGTCTATCGAAACTGCAAAGCATCTACTAAATAATGAATCGCCAAGATCCTGCCATTGTTTTGAGCTTCGAACAGCCAATTTGGACTATTTTGTTGGGGAAGAACCAAATAGAAACAATAGCTGGGAAGATGTAATTCGTCAGGCTCTGATGCCAGTAACAGCAACTCAGAATAACCATGTCTCAG ACCAAACAACAGATGGAGAGAAGCAAGTAGAAAATGTTGACCACAGTAATAAG GACATAAGTCGTATGTACCAGATCATACCAGATGAAGTTCTTGGTTCAGGGCAGTTTGGTATCGTGTATGGAG GTGTGCACCGAACCAGTGGAAGATCTGTTGCTATCAAGGTAATTGACAAAACAAAACTGCCAACTAAGAAAGAAGCCCACTTGAAAAATGAGGTGATTATTCTCCAGAATATTAACCATCCTGGAGTTGTTACCATGGAGAAGATGTTAGAGACCCCAGGCAGG ATATTTGTCATAATGGAAAAACTAAAAGGAGATATGCTAGAAATGATTCTGTCAAGTGAAAAGCGACGATTGTCTGAAAGAATCACAAAATTTCTCGTATATCAG ATTCTAATGGCCCTGAAACATCTACATTTCAAGAACATTGTCCACTGTGACCTCAAACCTGAGAATGTTCTGTTATCTTCAGGTTCAGATTTTCCTCAG GTAAAACTTTGTGATTTTGGGTTTGCCCGAATCATTGGTGAAAAATCCTTTAGGAGGTCACTAGTGGGAACCCCTGCATACTTAG CACCAGAAGTAGTGAGAAATAAAGGGTATAACAGATCCCTGGACATGTGGTCAGTTGGAGTCATTATTTATGTCAG TTTGAGTGGAACCTTTCCATTCAATGAGGAAGAAGACATTCATGATCAGATCCAAAATGCTACCTTCATGTATCCACCTAATCCATGGAAGGAAATATCACTCAGTG CTGTTGACCTTATACAGAACTTGCTACAAGTAAAGACAAGAAAAAGATACACTGTCGACAAGTCTCTCTGTCATCCTTGGCTGCAG GATTATCAGTTGTGGTGTGATTTACATGAGCTGGAAGCACAAGTGGGCTCTAGGTATTTAACACATGAATCTGATGATGCTCGTTGGGATGTTTACCGACAAGAACACAATCTTCCTCTAACAAACTGTGTCATGTTGTCTCAAGAGCTTCAACAAAGGCCTACCTCTGACAACCGCTGCACATCACACTTGTTAAACCTTCCAGAAGAAGTGACATCTGTGAAGTTATAA